CACGCAACTCGAAATCGCCAGCCGCCACGGTGACGCTCGTGGACAGGTACTGCGCCGGTGGCATCTGGCAGGCCAGGAACTGGCGCCAGATCAGCTCGTACAGGCGCTCGGCATCACGCTCCATGCCACTGAGCTTGCTCGGGTGGGTGTTGACGTCGGAGGGACGAATCGCTTCGTGCGCCTCCTGTGCGCCTTCCTTGCTGCCGTAGACGACCGGAGCGGCCGGCAGGTACTGCTTGCCGAACTCGCTTTCGATGTAGCTGCGCGCCATTTCAACGGCATCGGTCGACAGGTTGGTCGAGTCGGTACGCATGTAAGTGATGTAGCCGGCTTCATACAGACGCTGGGCCATCATCATCGTCTTCTTCACCCCGAAGCCCAGGCGGTTGCTCGCCGCCTGCTGCAAGGTCGAGGTGATGAAAGGCGCCGATGGCTTGCTGCTGGTCGGGCGATCTTCACGTTTGACCACGCTGTAGCTGGAAGCCTTGAGCTTCTCCAGCGCCGCCATGGCCTGCGCTTCGTTCAACGGCTTGAAGGCTTCGCCGTTCTCGCGCGCCACTTCGAAGCGCACCTTGGCGTTCTTCGCCGTGCCCAGGTCAGCATGGACCTCCCAGTACTCTTCGGGATTGAACGCACGGATCTCGCGCTCCCGCTCGACCACCAGCTTCACAGCCACCGATTGCACACGGCCGGCGGACAGGCCACGGGCGATCTTGGACCACAGCAGCGGCGAAACCATGTAGCCCACCACGCGATCGAGGAAGCGCCGCGCCTGCTGGGCATTGACCCGGGCGATATCCAGGTCACCAGGCTGCGAAAACGCCTCCTGAATGGCCTTCTTGGTGATTTCGTTGAACACCACGCGCTTGTAGCGGCTGTCGTCCCCCCCGATGGCTTCGCGCAGGTGCCAGGCAATGGCTTCCCCCTCGCGATCCAAGTCGGTTGCGAGATAGATGGTGTCGGCATCCTTGGCCAAACGACGCAACTCGTCGATCACCTTCTCCTTGCCGGGAAGGATCTCGTACTTGGCCTTCCAGCCGGCCTCTGGGTCGACACCCATGCGCGCCACCAGTTGGCGCCGGGCTTTCTCCTTCGGCGTCAGCGCCGGAGCCTCACTCGCGGTCTTGCCGCGCTTGGCCGCCGGTTCCTTGGCCGTACTGGCCGAACCGCTGGTGGGGAGGTCTCGGATGTGGCCGATACTCGACTTCACCACGTACTGGCTGCCCAGGTACTTGTTGATGGTCTTGGCCTTGGCCGGGGATTCCACAATGACCAGCGATTTGCCCATGGATCGGAGTATTCCTGAATCTGAAGATGAAAAACGCGTCAGGTGCCGGACGCGGCACCGCTATATATAGTGGCAAAAGAGTGAGGTCAAGCGCGGTCGTTCACTCGCGAGGCTTCCCGGCCAGTGCCGCAAGCCCCTCTTCTGCCTTGACCAAAGCAAAGCGTGGCACCTGCTCGCCGTCAACCTCGACCGACTCCTGGAACATCGAAAGTGGCCGCACCCAAAACCCATAGTCACCATACAGGCATTGGTAGAACACCATCCACTCTTCGCTCTCCGAGTGCCGCGCAACGCTGAAGACACGGTACTCAGGCCCTTTGTAATGCCGGTATACGCCTGGTTGTATCTGCATGCTGCTCACCCTCTTGAACAAATCCTGTAAAAAACAAAAACCGGGGCACAAGGCCCCGGCTGCTGTCCTGCGAAGCGATCAGACGCGTTCGAAGACAGTGGTGATACCCTGACCCAGGCCGACACACATGGTCGCAACACCCAGCGTACCGCCATTCTGCTTCATGACGTTGAGCAGAGTGCCGGAAATCCGCGCACCGGAGCAACCGAACGGGTGACCCAGGGCGATGGCGCCGCCGTGCAGGTTAACCTTCTGATCCATCTTGTCGAGCACTTTCAGATCCTTCAGCACTGGCAGGGCCTGTGCGGCGAAGGCTTCGTTGAGCTCGAAGAAATCGATGTCGGCGATGGTCAGACCCGCGCGCTTGAGGGCTTTCTGAGTCGAAGGCACCGGCCCATAACCCATGATCGCCGGATCCACACCGGCTACTGCCATCGAACGAATCACGGCCAATGGCTGGATGCCGAGGTCCATGGCACGCTGGCCGGACATGACGATCATGCACGAGGCACCGTCGGTGATCTGCGACGAGGTGCCAGCGGTGACAGTGCCACCCTTGGGGTTGAACGCCGGCTTGAGCGCAGCGAGGCCCTCGAGGGTGGTCTCGGGGCGAATGGTTTCGTCGTAGTCAAAGACCTTGAGGAAGCCGTTCTCGTCGTAGCCCTGCATCGGGATGATCTCATCCTTGAACTTGCCCTCGACCGTGGCCTTGTGGGCCAACTGGTGCGAACGCAGGCCGAACAGGTCCTGCTGCTC
The Pseudomonas putida genome window above contains:
- a CDS encoding DUF1653 domain-containing protein; translation: MQIQPGVYRHYKGPEYRVFSVARHSESEEWMVFYQCLYGDYGFWVRPLSMFQESVEVDGEQVPRFALVKAEEGLAALAGKPRE
- the fadA gene encoding acetyl-CoA C-acyltransferase FadA → MSLNPRDVVIVDFGRTPMGRSKGGMHRNTRAEDMSAHLISKLLERNDKVDPKEVEDVIWGCVNQTLEQGWNIARMASLMTPIPHTSAAQTVSRLCGSSMSALHTAAQAIMTGNGDVFVIGGVEHMGHVSMMHGVDPNPHLSLHAAKASGMMGLTAEMLGKMHGITREQQDLFGLRSHQLAHKATVEGKFKDEIIPMQGYDENGFLKVFDYDETIRPETTLEGLAALKPAFNPKGGTVTAGTSSQITDGASCMIVMSGQRAMDLGIQPLAVIRSMAVAGVDPAIMGYGPVPSTQKALKRAGLTIADIDFFELNEAFAAQALPVLKDLKVLDKMDQKVNLHGGAIALGHPFGCSGARISGTLLNVMKQNGGTLGVATMCVGLGQGITTVFERV